The sequence GTATTTAGGAAAGAAATTTAAAGTGAAAGCCTCAATGGGACATGTTCGTGACTTACCTAAGAGTCAAATGGGTGTAGACACAGAACATGACTATGAACCTCGTTATATTACGATTCGTGGAAAAGGCCCTGTTTTAAAAGAATTAAAACAAGCCGCTAAAAAAGCGAAAAAAGTCTATCTTGCAGCCGATCCAGATCGCGAAGGAGAAGCAATTGCATGGCACTTAGCCAATAGCCTAGAGTTAGATCAATCAGACAAATTACGTGTAGTATTTAACGAAATAACGAAGGAAGCAGTAAAAGAATCTTTCAAAACACCACGCAAAATTGACATGGATTTAGTTAATGCGCAACAAGCACGTAGAATTTTGGACCGTTTAGTTGGATATAATATTAGTCCTATTCTATGGAAAAAAGTGAAGAAAGGTTTGAGTGCGGGGCGTGTTCAGTCTATCGCGCTTCGAATCATTATTGATAGAGAAAAAGAAATCAATAATTTCAAACCGGAAGAATACTGGACAATTGACGGCAATTTCCTTAAAGGAAAGAAAAAATTCCAAGCCAATTTTTATGGTGTAAACGGTAAAAAGAAAAAGCTCTCCACTGCAGATGATGTAAAAGAAGTAATGTCTGCAATCAAAGGAAAATCATTTGACGTAACAGATGTAACGAAAAAAGAAAGACTTAGAAATCCAGCTGCACCATTTACTACTTCAAGTTTGCAACAAGAAGCGGCTCGAAAACTAAATTATCGTACAAGAAAAACAATGATGCTTGCCCAACAATTGTATGAAGGAATTACACTTGGTAAACAAGGAACAGTCGGCTTAATTACTTATATGCGTACAGACTCCACTCGTATTGCCGATTCCGCTATACTAGAAGCAAGCAATTACATTAAAGAAACTTATGGCCCTGAATTTTCTCGTAATCATAAACGTTCAGATAAAAATGCTAAAGGTGCGCAAGATGCCCACGAAGCAATTAGACCTACAAGTGCAATGAGAAGCCCCCAAGAAGTAAAAGAATATTTAACACGGGATCAACTTCGCTTATATCGTTTAATTTGGGAAAGATTTATCGCGAGCCAAATGACGCCAGCAGTTCTTGATACAATGCGCGTTGACTTAGATAACAACGGCGTGAACTTCAGAGCAAATGGATCAAAAATTAAATTTCACGGCTTCATGAAAGTCTATGTAGAAAGTAACGATGATAATACGGAAGAAAAAGAAAATATCTTACCAGATTTGAAAAAAGGAGATAAGGTACAGTCCGAATCACTCGAACAGCGTCAACATTTCACGCAGCCACCTCCACGTTACACAGAAGCTAGATTAGTAAAAACGCTCGAAGAAATTGGCATTGGCCGGCCATCCACTTATTCGCCAACACTTGACACAATTCAACGTAGGAATTATGTTTCTTTAACGAATAAACGCTTTATTCCAACTGAATTAGGTGAAATCGTTAATGAAATGATTGAAGAGTATTTCCCAGAGATTTTAGATGTGAAATTCACTGCCAACATGGAAAGTGAGCTCGATGAAGTAGAGCACGGAGAAGTTGAATGGGTGAAAGTCATTGATGAATTTTATAAACGCTTTGAACCAAATGTAATAAAAGCTGATGCTGAAATGGAAAAAATCGAGATTAAAGATGAACCAGCCGGAATTGACTGTGATCTTTGTGGAGCCCCAATGGTATACAAAATGGGGAAATACGGTAAGTTCTTAGCTTGTAGCAGATTTCCTGATTGTCGTAATACAAAAGCAATCGTGAAAGAAATAGGCGTTACTTGTCCAAAATGTGAGAAA comes from Listeria monocytogenes and encodes:
- the topA gene encoding type I DNA topoisomerase, which codes for MADYLVIVESPAKAKTIEKYLGKKFKVKASMGHVRDLPKSQMGVDTEHDYEPRYITIRGKGPVLKELKQAAKKAKKVYLAADPDREGEAIAWHLANSLELDQSDKLRVVFNEITKEAVKESFKTPRKIDMDLVNAQQARRILDRLVGYNISPILWKKVKKGLSAGRVQSIALRIIIDREKEINNFKPEEYWTIDGNFLKGKKKFQANFYGVNGKKKKLSTADDVKEVMSAIKGKSFDVTDVTKKERLRNPAAPFTTSSLQQEAARKLNYRTRKTMMLAQQLYEGITLGKQGTVGLITYMRTDSTRIADSAILEASNYIKETYGPEFSRNHKRSDKNAKGAQDAHEAIRPTSAMRSPQEVKEYLTRDQLRLYRLIWERFIASQMTPAVLDTMRVDLDNNGVNFRANGSKIKFHGFMKVYVESNDDNTEEKENILPDLKKGDKVQSESLEQRQHFTQPPPRYTEARLVKTLEEIGIGRPSTYSPTLDTIQRRNYVSLTNKRFIPTELGEIVNEMIEEYFPEILDVKFTANMESELDEVEHGEVEWVKVIDEFYKRFEPNVIKADAEMEKIEIKDEPAGIDCDLCGAPMVYKMGKYGKFLACSRFPDCRNTKAIVKEIGVTCPKCEKGHVIERKSKKKRIFYGCDRYPDCDYVSWDKPVERACPKCEKRALVEKKLKKGVQVQCTNCDYKESTQQ